A genomic region of uncultured Roseibium sp. contains the following coding sequences:
- the ahcY gene encoding adenosylhomocysteinase — MTDYIVKDIGLADWGRTEIEIAEHEMPGLMACREEFGDAKPLKGARIAGSLHMTIQTAVLIETLVALGAEVRWASCNIFSTQDQAAAAIAAAGIPVFAVKGETLEEYWDYADKIFDFAGGANMILDDGGDATLYILIGARVEAGETGLIEDPQSEEEECLFAQIKKRMASHPGWFTKQRDLIQGVSEETTTGVLRLYEMQKSGQLPFPAINVNDSVTKSKFDNRYGCRESLVDGIRRGTDVMMSGKVAVVCGYGDVGKGSAQSLAGSGARVIVTEIDPICALQASMDGYEVKTIEQALPEGDIYVTATGNKDIITLDHMRGMKDMAIVCNIGHFDNEIQVAALKNFKWRPVKDQVDMVEFPDGKRMILLSQGRLVNLGNATGHPSFVMSASFTNQVLAQIELYTKADQYQNEVYVLPKHLDEKVARLHLEKLGVTLTELTDNQSDYLGINKTGPFKSEHYKY; from the coding sequence ATGACCGACTACATCGTCAAAGACATCGGGCTCGCAGACTGGGGCCGCACCGAAATCGAGATCGCCGAACACGAAATGCCGGGCCTCATGGCCTGCCGCGAGGAATTCGGCGATGCCAAGCCGCTGAAGGGCGCCCGTATTGCTGGGTCTCTTCACATGACCATTCAGACGGCTGTTCTGATCGAAACGCTCGTAGCGCTGGGCGCTGAAGTCCGCTGGGCATCCTGCAACATCTTCTCCACGCAGGATCAGGCAGCCGCCGCGATCGCCGCTGCCGGCATTCCGGTGTTCGCCGTCAAGGGCGAGACACTGGAAGAATACTGGGACTACGCCGACAAGATCTTCGATTTCGCCGGCGGCGCGAACATGATCCTTGACGATGGCGGCGACGCCACGCTCTATATTCTCATCGGCGCACGCGTCGAGGCAGGCGAAACCGGCCTGATCGAGGACCCGCAGTCCGAGGAAGAGGAATGCCTCTTCGCCCAGATCAAGAAACGCATGGCATCGCATCCGGGCTGGTTCACCAAGCAGCGTGACCTGATCCAGGGTGTGTCGGAAGAAACCACGACCGGTGTTCTGCGTCTCTATGAAATGCAGAAGAGCGGTCAATTGCCGTTCCCGGCGATCAACGTCAATGACAGTGTCACCAAGTCCAAGTTCGACAACCGCTATGGCTGCCGCGAGTCCCTCGTCGACGGCATCCGCCGCGGTACGGATGTCATGATGTCCGGCAAGGTCGCCGTTGTCTGCGGCTACGGTGACGTCGGCAAGGGTTCCGCTCAGTCGCTGGCCGGTTCCGGTGCACGCGTGATCGTGACGGAAATCGATCCGATCTGCGCGCTCCAGGCCTCCATGGACGGCTACGAGGTGAAAACCATCGAGCAGGCATTGCCCGAAGGCGACATCTATGTGACCGCGACAGGCAACAAGGACATCATCACCCTGGACCACATGCGCGGCATGAAGGACATGGCGATTGTCTGCAACATCGGCCACTTCGACAACGAGATCCAGGTTGCCGCTCTGAAGAACTTCAAGTGGCGCCCGGTGAAAGACCAGGTCGACATGGTCGAGTTCCCGGACGGCAAGCGGATGATCCTGCTGTCGCAGGGCCGCCTGGTGAACCTCGGCAACGCTACCGGCCACCCGAGCTTCGTCATGTCTGCAAGCTTCACGAACCAGGTTCTGGCCCAGATCGAGCTCTACACCAAGGCCGATCAGTACCAGAACGAGGTCTATGTTCTTCCGAAGCATCTCGACGAAAAAGTCGCGCGCCTTCACCTCGAGAAACTCGGTGTCACGTTAACCGAATTGACGGACAACCAATCCGATTATCTGGGGATTAATAAGACTGGACCGTTCAAGTCGGAGCACTACAAGTACTGA
- a CDS encoding class I SAM-dependent methyltransferase, translated as MASQSGDRSLAAARAALSHIHEALNLEFGFELWDGSRIPEDMDADGLRIAVAPAALTKLLRSPRIKTVVDLYSTGEIDPRGGTIFEFAEKRPKLKSRELRKRLNKFLLMKNAASLFLGAGKQAAQEQEDGLDAGAAADRGSGSRKDDIAFHYDVSNEFYRLFLDPEMVYTCAYFRDWSNDLATAQKDKLDMICRKLRLKPGDRMLDIGCGWGALICHAAEHYGVTVVGVTLAEEQLKLARERIEARGLKDKVSVELIDYRDMKGQQFDKISSIGMFEAVGLDNYDNYFQSVHRLLKPRGIYLHHAITRRGKKDLRKFRRKKPEYQALVRYIFPGGEVDHIGWTLTNLEAHGFEVHDVEAWREHYARTTRLWAENLMAVREAAIADIGEQKYRLWLAYLCGVSLGFERGSIGIFQTVASRRTKGPSGLPPSREDLYR; from the coding sequence ATGGCAAGCCAATCCGGTGACCGTTCCCTTGCCGCAGCCCGAGCTGCGCTCAGCCACATTCACGAGGCGCTGAACCTGGAATTCGGGTTCGAACTCTGGGACGGCAGCCGGATCCCGGAAGACATGGACGCTGACGGCCTGCGGATCGCCGTTGCACCGGCGGCACTGACAAAACTGCTGCGCAGTCCGCGTATCAAGACCGTGGTCGATCTTTATTCGACGGGCGAAATCGACCCGCGTGGCGGAACGATCTTCGAGTTTGCGGAAAAACGCCCGAAACTGAAAAGCCGGGAGCTGCGCAAACGTCTGAACAAGTTTCTGCTGATGAAAAACGCGGCTTCGCTGTTCCTGGGAGCGGGCAAGCAGGCGGCGCAGGAACAGGAAGACGGGCTGGACGCGGGGGCGGCAGCGGACAGGGGATCGGGCAGCCGCAAGGACGACATCGCATTCCATTATGATGTCTCCAACGAATTCTACAGGCTCTTTCTCGACCCGGAGATGGTCTACACCTGCGCCTATTTCAGGGACTGGTCGAACGATCTGGCAACCGCCCAGAAAGACAAGCTGGACATGATCTGCCGCAAGCTGCGCCTGAAACCCGGAGACCGCATGCTCGACATCGGCTGTGGCTGGGGGGCGCTCATCTGTCATGCCGCCGAGCATTATGGCGTTACGGTCGTCGGCGTGACCCTCGCCGAGGAACAGCTCAAGCTTGCACGTGAGAGGATCGAGGCGCGTGGTCTTAAGGACAAGGTGTCCGTTGAACTGATCGATTACCGGGACATGAAGGGTCAGCAGTTCGACAAGATCTCCTCGATCGGCATGTTCGAGGCCGTCGGACTGGACAACTACGACAACTACTTCCAGAGCGTTCATCGTCTGTTGAAGCCGCGCGGGATCTATCTGCATCATGCCATCACCCGGCGCGGCAAGAAGGATCTCAGGAAGTTTCGCCGCAAGAAACCCGAATATCAGGCGCTTGTCCGCTACATATTCCCGGGAGGCGAGGTTGATCATATCGGCTGGACCCTCACCAATCTGGAGGCCCACGGCTTCGAAGTGCACGATGTGGAAGCCTGGCGCGAACATTACGCGCGCACGACACGGCTGTGGGCGGAAAACCTGATGGCGGTCAGGGAGGCTGCGATTGCGGATATTGGCGAACAGAAATACCGGCTCTGGCTGGCGTATCTCTGCGGCGTTTCGCTCGGCTTCGAACGCGGCTCGATCGGTATTTTCCAGACGGTGGCGTCGCGCAGAACCAAGGGACCGTCCGGCTTGCCGCCATCCCGCGAAGACCTTTATCGCTAG
- a CDS encoding PTS sugar transporter subunit IIA, with translation MIGLVLVTHGRLAEEFKAALEHVVGPQEQVETISIGPDDDMEQRRQDILSAVEAANSGDGVVLLTDMFGGTPSNLAISVMDSKSVEVVAGVNLPMLIKLASVRADRELADAVDEARQAGQKYISVASQVLSGQN, from the coding sequence ATGATCGGACTAGTACTTGTTACGCACGGACGTCTCGCTGAAGAATTCAAGGCGGCGCTGGAGCATGTCGTCGGTCCCCAGGAACAGGTCGAGACCATTTCCATTGGCCCGGATGACGACATGGAGCAAAGGCGGCAGGATATCCTGTCGGCCGTCGAGGCCGCCAATTCCGGAGACGGCGTTGTGCTGCTCACGGACATGTTCGGTGGAACGCCGTCGAACCTCGCGATTTCCGTCATGGACAGTAAGTCGGTAGAAGTCGTCGCAGGCGTCAACCTGCCGATGCTTATCAAGCTGGCCAGCGTGCGCGCGGACAGGGAACTGGCGGATGCCGTAGACGAGGCCCGCCAGGCCGGCCAGAAGTATATTTCAGTAGCAAGCCAGGTGCTGTCGGGACAGAACTGA
- a CDS encoding ATP-binding protein translates to MPKGSRDDVHRGTPWRDRSLKSVKLGSTALAGYGFMTAPVSADMLANTSAAINPGAMILVGAVGGMCAFAVTAAISLIRHRKQSAQITAALEKEKADLKFRVDRLEAMLNTDEQRVIVWTGNGAVPQIWGVLPDKSGVPRPPAQLLAFGSWLTTKCAGDLERHLDMLFRAGEAFTATLKTRTGTYVEALGRTTGGAVVLRLRDLTGERQMQAELAARNAKISGELHMLHALLDAMPAPAWQRDSEGKLSWANAAYAEAVEMPDAERAVKDGVTFLDAAARTAMAVQRTEDGCFSARIPIVASGARRVFEVTDVNASVGGAGIAVDISELEQARKELGRAEDYHGRTLDQLAAAVAIFGSDRKLQFYNAAFRQLWDLDDAFLESKPEDGTVLDSLRASRKLPEQADYRVWRNKMLESYQSLEARESWWHLPDGRTLRVIANPHPQGGVTYIYENFTERLDLESKYNALTRVQGETLDNLSEAVAVFGSDGKLRLWNPAFGRIWQIDENRLAELPHVNKVVSACTLNETEEAAWQQLAGNVTGLLDNRTHKISRLERHNGDVLDYATVPLPDGGTLVTFVDVTDSVNVERALLEKNEALQQADQIKNAFIQHVSYELRSPLTNIIGFAQLLSDPKFGELSEKQGEYAEYIQSSSSALLAIINDILDLATLDAGIMELDLGEVDVASTVSAAVEGLKDRIAEAQITLRMDVPENIGVIVADEKRLRQVLFNLIANAVRYSEENGVVDVSCNRDEESVTFVVQDHGYGIPAEVLTQVFNRFVGHDTGSRRQGAGLGLAIVKSFVELHGGSVDIQSAEGKGTTVTCVFPSQPELEDQVAAE, encoded by the coding sequence ATGCCGAAAGGCAGCAGGGACGACGTGCACAGGGGCACGCCGTGGCGAGATCGGAGTCTGAAATCTGTTAAGCTCGGCAGCACTGCGCTTGCCGGCTACGGCTTCATGACGGCGCCGGTTTCCGCAGACATGCTCGCCAACACCTCGGCTGCCATCAATCCGGGCGCGATGATCCTAGTCGGTGCGGTCGGCGGCATGTGCGCCTTTGCCGTAACGGCGGCAATCTCTCTTATCCGGCACCGCAAGCAATCCGCTCAAATCACCGCAGCGCTCGAGAAGGAAAAGGCGGATCTCAAGTTCCGCGTCGACCGTCTGGAGGCGATGCTGAACACGGACGAGCAGCGCGTGATCGTCTGGACGGGCAACGGGGCCGTTCCGCAGATCTGGGGTGTTCTTCCCGATAAGTCCGGTGTTCCGCGTCCGCCGGCACAGCTTCTGGCTTTCGGCAGCTGGCTCACAACGAAATGCGCGGGCGACCTTGAGCGCCATCTCGACATGCTGTTTCGCGCGGGCGAGGCCTTCACCGCCACGTTGAAGACCCGGACAGGCACTTATGTGGAGGCGCTGGGGCGCACGACCGGAGGCGCCGTGGTTCTCAGATTGCGTGATCTGACCGGCGAACGGCAGATGCAGGCTGAACTCGCCGCACGCAACGCCAAGATTTCCGGCGAGTTGCACATGCTGCACGCCTTGCTGGATGCCATGCCGGCACCGGCCTGGCAACGGGATTCGGAAGGCAAACTGAGCTGGGCGAACGCGGCCTATGCGGAAGCGGTTGAAATGCCGGACGCGGAAAGGGCGGTGAAGGACGGCGTCACGTTTCTGGATGCCGCGGCCCGTACCGCGATGGCTGTCCAGCGCACGGAAGATGGCTGCTTCAGCGCGCGGATCCCGATCGTCGCCTCGGGCGCGCGGCGGGTGTTCGAGGTCACTGATGTCAATGCGAGTGTCGGCGGGGCCGGCATTGCCGTGGACATCAGCGAACTTGAACAGGCGCGCAAGGAGTTGGGCCGCGCCGAAGACTATCACGGCCGCACCCTGGATCAGCTTGCCGCCGCCGTCGCGATTTTCGGCAGCGATCGCAAGCTGCAGTTCTACAATGCCGCCTTCCGCCAATTGTGGGATCTGGACGACGCCTTTCTGGAAAGCAAGCCCGAGGACGGCACCGTGCTCGATTCGCTGCGCGCGTCGCGCAAGCTGCCGGAGCAGGCCGACTATCGCGTCTGGCGCAACAAGATGCTCGAGAGCTATCAGTCGCTCGAAGCGCGCGAGAGCTGGTGGCATCTGCCCGACGGGCGCACGTTGCGCGTCATCGCCAACCCGCATCCACAAGGGGGCGTGACCTATATCTACGAGAACTTTACCGAACGGCTGGACCTGGAAAGCAAGTACAACGCGTTGACGCGGGTGCAGGGGGAAACGCTGGACAACCTGTCCGAGGCCGTTGCCGTGTTCGGCTCCGACGGCAAGCTCAGGCTCTGGAATCCCGCATTCGGGCGGATCTGGCAGATCGATGAAAACCGGCTCGCCGAATTGCCCCATGTTAATAAAGTCGTCTCCGCCTGCACGCTCAACGAAACGGAAGAGGCGGCCTGGCAGCAGCTTGCCGGAAACGTCACCGGCCTGCTGGACAACCGTACCCACAAGATCAGCCGCCTGGAGCGTCACAACGGCGACGTTCTCGACTATGCCACCGTCCCCTTGCCGGATGGAGGCACACTCGTCACCTTTGTGGATGTCACCGACAGTGTGAATGTCGAGCGCGCGCTTCTTGAGAAGAACGAAGCGCTGCAGCAGGCGGACCAGATCAAGAACGCCTTCATCCAGCACGTCTCCTACGAACTTCGCTCGCCGCTGACCAACATCATCGGCTTCGCGCAGCTCCTGTCCGATCCGAAATTCGGCGAGCTGAGCGAGAAGCAGGGCGAGTATGCCGAGTACATCCAATCGTCCTCGTCCGCCCTGCTTGCGATCATCAACGACATTCTCGATCTGGCAACGCTTGACGCGGGCATCATGGAACTCGATCTCGGCGAGGTCGATGTCGCCTCCACCGTGTCGGCCGCCGTCGAAGGGCTCAAGGACAGGATCGCCGAAGCCCAGATCACGCTGCGGATGGATGTTCCGGAGAACATCGGTGTGATTGTTGCCGACGAGAAACGCCTCCGGCAGGTCCTGTTCAACCTGATCGCCAACGCGGTCCGGTACTCGGAAGAAAACGGCGTGGTCGATGTCAGCTGCAACCGCGACGAGGAATCGGTCACGTTCGTTGTCCAGGACCATGGTTACGGTATTCCCGCCGAGGTGCTGACACAGGTGTTCAACCGGTTTGTCGGCCACGACACCGGCAGCCGCCGCCAGGGCGCGGGGCTCGGCCTCGCGATCGTGAAGAGCTTTGTTGAATTGCACGGCGGCAGCGTTGACATTCAGTCGGCGGAAGGCAAGGGAACGACGGTCACCTGCGTGTTTCCGTCCCAGCCCGAGCTGGAAGACCAGGTCGCCGCCGAATAG
- a CDS encoding HPr kinase/phosphatase C-terminal domain-containing protein — MSAQTVHANCLVVGTRGIVVRGRSGSGKSELTDLLIEAARIRGNLGVLVADDRVYLSSHDGQLVARAPETISGLMEVRGRGLVKTVSMSTAKVDLLVDLKPEDAIERLPESALGCQNLDGVPIPVCSCPENRPWESTRLIRWSLRELFPGAPDYI, encoded by the coding sequence GTGAGCGCACAGACGGTCCACGCCAACTGCCTTGTTGTCGGCACGCGCGGGATTGTGGTTCGAGGCCGGTCCGGCAGCGGCAAGTCGGAACTGACCGACCTCCTCATCGAAGCGGCCCGGATCAGGGGCAATCTGGGTGTTCTCGTAGCCGATGACCGCGTGTATCTGTCTTCCCATGACGGACAACTTGTTGCCCGTGCCCCGGAAACGATCTCGGGGCTCATGGAAGTCCGTGGCAGGGGCTTGGTAAAAACAGTCTCCATGTCCACGGCGAAGGTCGATTTGCTGGTCGACCTGAAGCCGGAGGACGCGATCGAGCGGCTTCCGGAAAGCGCTCTTGGTTGCCAGAATTTGGACGGCGTCCCGATCCCGGTTTGCAGCTGCCCGGAGAACCGGCCTTGGGAAAGCACACGGCTGATCCGCTGGAGCCTGAGGGAGCTGTTCCCGGGAGCACCGGATTACATTTAA
- a CDS encoding sensor histidine kinase — protein MAVESESAENIVQPDPSSGSDRSRLRRLGNKRIRRRLFSQVGRIFGTYVLSSLTRRIIAINLVGLLALVIGILYLNQFRAGLIDARVQSLLTQGEIIAGAIAASATVDTGTITVDPERLLQLQAGESITPTVDDLDSLDFPINPERVGPVLRRLISPTKTRARIYDPEGILILDSRHLYSSAQILRFDLPPPTAEETGFWDSAWQWTKRWLSQGDLPLYQEVGGGDGRAYPEVEAALAGSPASVTRISQRGELIVSVAVPIQRFRAVLGALLLSTQGGDIDAIVRAERIAIIRVFLFAATVTILLSILLAGAIAGPVRRLAAAADRVRRGSNSREEIPDFSDRQDEIGHLARAFREMTNALYNKIDAIEKFAADVAHELKNPLTSLRSAVETLPLAKTKASQDRLMEVIQHDVRRLDRLISDISDASRLDAELARIQSESIDLAELLRNMADAVNQRTGPDEAKVKLTVADAPGQKPYQVQGHDIRLGQVISNLLDNARSFSPEAGTVRIDLAREGRSIRITVDDDGPGIRAENTERIFERFYTDRPDGEGFGNNSGLGLSISRQIIEAHGGSVSATNRKETDGDGEPEIVGARFTIYLPAGSGK, from the coding sequence ATGGCGGTTGAAAGCGAGAGTGCTGAGAATATTGTCCAGCCTGATCCGTCCAGCGGATCGGACCGCTCGCGCTTGCGCCGTCTTGGCAACAAGCGCATCCGCCGGCGGCTGTTCAGCCAGGTAGGGCGTATCTTCGGGACATATGTCCTGTCCTCGCTGACGCGCAGGATCATCGCGATCAATCTCGTCGGCTTGCTCGCGCTCGTGATCGGCATCCTCTATCTGAACCAGTTTCGTGCAGGGCTGATCGATGCGAGGGTGCAGAGCCTCCTGACCCAGGGTGAAATCATCGCGGGAGCAATAGCCGCCTCCGCGACGGTGGACACCGGCACCATCACCGTCGATCCGGAGCGCTTGCTGCAGCTGCAGGCGGGCGAAAGCATAACGCCGACGGTCGACGATCTGGACAGCCTTGATTTTCCGATCAACCCGGAGCGGGTCGGCCCGGTCCTGCGGCGCCTGATCTCGCCCACCAAGACGCGGGCGCGCATCTACGATCCCGAGGGCATCCTCATTCTCGACTCGCGGCATCTTTATTCGAGCGCCCAGATTCTCCGCTTTGATCTGCCGCCGCCGACCGCCGAGGAGACGGGGTTCTGGGACTCCGCCTGGCAATGGACCAAGCGCTGGCTCAGCCAGGGTGACCTGCCTCTGTATCAGGAAGTCGGGGGAGGTGACGGCCGTGCCTATCCGGAAGTGGAGGCCGCGCTTGCCGGTTCACCGGCCAGCGTGACCCGGATCTCCCAGCGCGGTGAACTGATCGTGTCTGTCGCCGTGCCGATCCAGCGCTTCAGGGCGGTGCTCGGGGCTCTGCTTCTGTCAACGCAGGGTGGTGACATCGACGCCATCGTACGGGCCGAAAGAATCGCGATCATCCGCGTCTTTCTGTTTGCGGCAACCGTGACGATCCTCCTGTCGATCCTGCTTGCCGGCGCCATCGCCGGACCCGTGCGGCGTCTGGCCGCCGCGGCGGATCGCGTACGCCGCGGGTCCAATTCGCGCGAGGAGATTCCGGACTTTTCCGATCGGCAGGACGAGATCGGTCACCTGGCACGCGCGTTCAGGGAGATGACCAACGCGCTCTACAACAAGATCGACGCGATCGAGAAGTTCGCGGCCGATGTGGCGCATGAACTCAAGAATCCGCTGACATCGCTCCGAAGCGCTGTTGAGACACTGCCGCTTGCAAAGACCAAGGCCTCGCAGGACCGGCTCATGGAAGTGATCCAGCACGACGTGCGCCGCCTTGATCGCCTGATCAGCGATATTTCGGATGCATCACGCCTGGATGCCGAACTTGCGCGCATACAGTCCGAATCCATCGACCTCGCCGAACTGCTGCGCAACATGGCCGATGCGGTGAACCAGCGGACCGGACCCGATGAGGCCAAGGTCAAGTTGACGGTCGCCGATGCGCCCGGCCAGAAACCCTATCAGGTCCAGGGACACGATATCCGGCTGGGCCAGGTGATCAGCAATCTTCTTGACAACGCGCGGTCGTTCTCACCCGAAGCAGGAACGGTCCGCATCGACCTCGCACGCGAAGGGCGCAGCATCCGGATAACGGTCGACGATGACGGGCCGGGCATCCGGGCGGAGAACACGGAACGCATTTTCGAGCGTTTCTACACGGACCGGCCGGACGGCGAAGGCTTCGGCAACAACTCCGGCCTCGGCCTGTCGATCTCTAGACAGATCATCGAGGCGCATGGCGGATCGGTCTCCGCGACCAACCGGAAAGAAACGGATGGCGACGGCGAACCGGAGATCGTCGGCGCCCGGTTCACGATCTACCTGCCTGCCGGGTCGGGTAAGTGA
- the tsaE gene encoding tRNA (adenosine(37)-N6)-threonylcarbamoyltransferase complex ATPase subunit type 1 TsaE: protein MAEHRLRELPASILRLETKDEAETCLLAEDIAMILKAGDVVCLSGDLGAGKSTFARALIRALADDGHLEVPSPTFTLVQSYELPRYDLAHLDLYRLEEPDEIEELGLADLLQTGAALIEWPEMASAFLPQDALWIQISQREEDAGWRQFDFYSSLETWQDRIARTQDTRTFLREAGFGSAGRRFLAGDASLRSFESVADATARRVLMQWPFREGGVPENVRAYMKSVHLAEDCRAVLAIGLELRKRGLRAPETIAADPEKGLVLLEDLGRETIVVDGEPDPERYEVAVDVLVRMHSQTWPDAVDLPEGGRYGLQPYSDSALIAEASLFLDWYVPETGKVSVDAALRKDFEALWQDALNGIADAQRGWVLRDFHSPNLLWQQGAAGTDRIGLIDLQDTVIGPVAYDVASLLLDARTDIGVELETRLYDAYVRKMETLSPGFDRQSFSRAYSVMAAQRITKILGIFVRLARRDGKPSYLSHLPRMLGYLDRVFERPGMSELKDWYGQFRH, encoded by the coding sequence ATGGCAGAGCATCGGCTGCGGGAGCTTCCTGCGTCAATTCTCAGACTGGAGACGAAGGACGAGGCCGAAACGTGCCTGCTTGCCGAAGACATCGCCATGATCTTGAAGGCAGGGGACGTCGTCTGCCTCTCCGGTGATCTGGGAGCGGGAAAATCCACCTTCGCCCGAGCCTTGATCAGGGCGCTTGCCGATGACGGACACCTGGAGGTGCCCAGCCCGACATTCACGCTCGTCCAGTCCTATGAACTGCCGAGATACGACCTCGCACATCTTGATCTCTACCGTCTCGAGGAGCCCGATGAGATCGAGGAACTCGGGCTTGCTGATCTGCTTCAGACGGGCGCGGCACTGATAGAGTGGCCGGAAATGGCGTCTGCTTTCCTCCCGCAAGACGCGTTGTGGATCCAGATCAGTCAGCGGGAGGAGGATGCCGGGTGGCGGCAATTCGATTTCTATTCCTCTCTCGAGACCTGGCAGGATCGGATCGCGCGCACGCAGGACACGCGCACCTTTCTCCGCGAGGCAGGATTCGGGAGTGCCGGGCGCCGGTTCCTGGCAGGTGACGCCTCCTTGCGATCGTTTGAAAGCGTTGCGGACGCGACTGCAAGACGGGTCCTGATGCAATGGCCGTTTCGCGAAGGGGGCGTCCCGGAGAACGTGCGTGCCTACATGAAGTCCGTTCATCTGGCTGAAGACTGCCGTGCGGTGCTGGCGATTGGCCTGGAATTGCGCAAACGTGGCCTGAGAGCGCCGGAGACGATTGCCGCCGATCCGGAGAAAGGTCTTGTCCTCCTGGAAGACCTCGGACGGGAGACGATTGTCGTTGACGGAGAGCCCGATCCTGAGCGTTACGAGGTCGCCGTCGATGTTCTCGTCAGGATGCACAGTCAGACTTGGCCTGATGCCGTGGATTTGCCGGAGGGCGGCAGGTATGGGCTGCAACCCTATTCGGACAGCGCGCTGATTGCGGAGGCATCGCTTTTTCTCGACTGGTACGTCCCGGAAACAGGCAAGGTTTCCGTCGATGCAGCGTTGCGGAAAGATTTCGAAGCGCTCTGGCAGGATGCCCTGAACGGCATTGCCGACGCGCAAAGAGGCTGGGTGCTGCGCGATTTCCACTCTCCGAACCTGCTCTGGCAGCAAGGCGCAGCGGGAACGGACCGCATCGGGCTGATCGACCTGCAGGATACGGTGATTGGACCTGTCGCCTACGATGTCGCCTCGCTCCTGCTCGATGCGCGCACCGACATCGGCGTCGAACTGGAAACACGTCTTTACGATGCCTATGTCAGGAAGATGGAAACACTTTCGCCCGGCTTCGACAGGCAAAGCTTTTCCAGGGCATATTCGGTGATGGCTGCCCAACGCATCACCAAGATCCTCGGGATCTTCGTGAGGTTGGCACGGCGGGATGGCAAGCCGTCTTATTTGAGCCATCTGCCGCGTATGCTAGGCTATCTGGACCGGGTGTTCGAACGCCCGGGCATGTCGGAATTGAAAGACTGGTATGGGCAATTCCGGCATTGA
- a CDS encoding HPr family phosphocarrier protein — protein MDLIEKDLIIVNRRGLHARASAKLVKLVETFEADVHVSKDGQTVGGTSIMGLMMLAASPGCSIRVCVSGSDAEVALAAISELVESGFGETD, from the coding sequence TTGGACTTGATTGAAAAAGATCTGATCATCGTCAACCGCCGCGGCCTCCACGCGCGCGCCTCAGCCAAACTGGTCAAACTTGTCGAAACATTCGAAGCCGACGTGCATGTGTCGAAAGACGGCCAGACCGTCGGCGGGACTTCGATCATGGGGCTGATGATGCTCGCTGCCAGCCCGGGGTGCAGCATAAGGGTGTGCGTCAGCGGCAGCGATGCCGAGGTCGCTCTCGCGGCGATTTCCGAACTTGTCGAAAGCGGATTTGGCGAGACGGACTGA